A genomic segment from Bradyrhizobium diazoefficiens USDA 110 encodes:
- a CDS encoding lytic transglycosylase domain-containing protein produces MNQCLRSLACVVAVAALALLPTELAAKSSHKPSASKKTHEAKAGKQRHAAAKSRHGKHAEAKRKPKKQDDEPSDKPAAPPLTGDLAALKDAIDLARKGKTDDASAARDRIADPAGQKLADWFMLRHSESTANFKRYAAFLAANPDWPSSALLRRRAEARLWQEKTDAATVHKFTMDRPSSAKGKFALARVLLTEGDSDRAARLVREAWRTDELSERSEEDSYEAFRDLLTADDHRARMDKRLGAKDYAGARRAAKRLGEDALAIVKACAAVTGKANKAKDYLDDVSTEARRDLGYVLCRAQWHLQKDRIDDAAEVILAAAPDAMAAQDTDAWWRERRLLARKLLDQGKFKTAYDVVRAAAVPAMEVYRVDYHFMCGWIALRYLDDPRTAMMHFAAIDEGSANPLALSRAHYWRGRAAEAMGAPADARQSYQAAARYPTAYYGQLARAKLGLDRIELRPPSPVLAAADPQALDERVRAADMLYGIGERDTVFYYAEDLAKESTDVAALEGLGELAGQRNDARVMLEVGKSALARGLALDHYAFPTIGIPEHKQVAPAIETSVIYSVARTESSFDQRDRSAANAVGLMQVTPEAGRDTAKRFGLTYDWDRMVSDPVYNTQMGAAELSALLSEYRGNQIMTFAGYNAGRGRVREWVQARGDPRDPKVDPVDWVERIPLSETRNYVQRVIENVLVYRARFESSGMVAAKSEQRVTTQEVSAAPTVSAAAPSP; encoded by the coding sequence ATGAACCAGTGCCTACGCTCGCTCGCGTGTGTCGTTGCCGTGGCCGCCTTGGCTCTCCTTCCGACGGAGCTGGCGGCGAAAAGCAGTCACAAACCGTCCGCGTCGAAGAAGACGCATGAGGCGAAAGCCGGCAAGCAGCGCCACGCCGCGGCGAAATCGCGCCATGGCAAGCACGCCGAGGCGAAGCGCAAGCCGAAGAAGCAGGACGACGAGCCGTCAGACAAGCCGGCAGCGCCGCCGCTGACCGGCGACCTCGCCGCGCTGAAGGACGCGATCGATCTCGCGCGCAAGGGCAAGACCGATGACGCGAGCGCGGCGCGCGACCGCATCGCTGATCCCGCCGGGCAGAAGCTCGCCGACTGGTTCATGCTGCGCCATTCCGAGAGTACCGCGAATTTCAAGCGCTATGCCGCCTTCCTCGCCGCCAATCCTGACTGGCCGAGCAGCGCGCTTTTGCGCCGGCGCGCCGAGGCGCGGCTGTGGCAGGAGAAGACCGACGCGGCCACCGTGCACAAATTCACCATGGACCGCCCGAGCAGCGCCAAGGGCAAGTTCGCGCTCGCCCGCGTGCTGCTCACTGAAGGCGACAGCGACAGGGCCGCGCGGCTCGTCCGCGAGGCCTGGCGCACGGACGAATTGTCGGAGCGCAGCGAGGAAGATTCCTACGAGGCGTTCCGCGATCTCCTCACCGCGGACGACCACCGCGCCCGCATGGACAAGCGGCTCGGCGCCAAGGACTATGCCGGCGCAAGGCGCGCGGCAAAACGGCTCGGCGAGGATGCGCTCGCGATCGTCAAGGCCTGCGCCGCCGTCACCGGCAAGGCCAACAAGGCCAAGGACTATCTCGATGACGTTTCGACCGAGGCGCGCCGCGATCTCGGCTATGTGCTGTGCCGCGCGCAATGGCATCTCCAGAAGGACCGCATCGACGATGCGGCCGAGGTGATTTTGGCCGCCGCACCCGACGCCATGGCGGCGCAGGACACCGACGCCTGGTGGCGCGAGCGCCGTTTGCTCGCGCGAAAACTGCTCGACCAGGGCAAGTTCAAGACCGCTTACGACGTGGTGCGAGCGGCGGCCGTGCCGGCGATGGAGGTCTACCGCGTCGACTACCACTTCATGTGCGGCTGGATCGCGCTGCGCTATCTCGACGATCCCAGGACGGCGATGATGCACTTCGCCGCGATCGACGAAGGCTCGGCCAATCCACTCGCGCTGTCGCGCGCCCATTACTGGCGCGGCCGTGCCGCGGAAGCGATGGGGGCGCCGGCCGATGCGCGCCAGAGCTATCAAGCGGCGGCGCGCTACCCGACCGCCTATTACGGTCAGCTCGCCCGCGCCAAGCTCGGCCTCGACCGCATCGAGCTGCGCCCGCCCTCGCCCGTGCTCGCCGCAGCCGACCCGCAAGCCCTGGACGAGCGCGTGCGCGCGGCCGACATGCTCTATGGCATCGGCGAGCGCGACACGGTGTTCTACTACGCCGAGGATCTTGCCAAGGAGAGCACCGACGTCGCCGCGCTCGAAGGCCTCGGCGAGCTGGCCGGACAGCGCAACGATGCCCGCGTGATGCTGGAGGTGGGCAAGTCGGCGCTGGCGCGCGGGCTCGCGCTCGACCATTACGCCTTCCCGACCATCGGCATCCCCGAGCACAAGCAGGTCGCACCCGCGATCGAGACCAGCGTGATCTATTCGGTGGCGCGCACCGAAAGCTCGTTCGACCAGCGCGACAGGTCGGCTGCCAACGCGGTCGGGCTGATGCAGGTGACGCCGGAAGCGGGCCGCGACACCGCAAAGCGCTTCGGCCTGACCTATGACTGGGACAGGATGGTCTCCGATCCCGTCTACAACACGCAGATGGGGGCGGCCGAGCTCAGCGCGCTGCTGTCGGAATATCGCGGCAACCAGATCATGACGTTCGCCGGCTACAATGCCGGCCGCGGCCGCGTGCGCGAATGGGTGCAGGCGCGCGGCGACCCCAGGGATCCCAAGGTCGATCCGGTCGACTGGGTCGAGCGCATCCCGCTGTCGGAGACGCGCAATTACGTCCAGCGTGTGATCGAGAACGTGCTGGTCTACCGCGCGCGGTTCGAGAGCAGCGGCATGGTCGCCGCGAAATCCGAGCAGCGCGTCACGACACAGGAAGTGAGCGCGGCACCAACGGTATCGGCCGCAGCCCCCTCGCCCTAG
- a CDS encoding threonine synthase — MHDNDNLTIERPTFVTHLECAMEGDHYAADQVHNLSKAGKPLLVRYDLAGVRKALTKDALKERPADMWRYRELLPVRKCKDIVSLGEVTTPLIRLPKLGKKLGGGEIIVKDEGRLPTGSFKARGLVMAVSMGKALGIKHMAMPTNGNAGAALAAYATSCGIKTTIFCPADTPEVNVSEIELQGATVYRVNGYIDDCGKIVGEGNAKVGWFDTSTLKEPYRIEGKKTMGLELAEQLGWDVPDVIFYPTGGGTGLIGMWKAFDELEKIGFIGSKRPRMVAVQASGCAPMVRAFDAGTEHATRWEDAHTIASGIRVPQAIGDFLILRAVRESKGFAIAVDDDKISAALNEVAREEGLLLCPEGAATYAAYKESLADGRVSKTDRVMLFNCATGLKYPLPPVTRTLDRHKPIDFSQF, encoded by the coding sequence ATGCACGACAACGACAACCTCACCATCGAACGCCCGACCTTTGTCACCCATCTCGAATGCGCGATGGAAGGCGATCATTATGCCGCCGACCAGGTCCACAATCTCTCCAAGGCCGGCAAGCCGCTCTTGGTGCGCTACGACCTCGCCGGCGTGAGGAAGGCGCTGACCAAGGATGCGCTCAAGGAACGCCCCGCCGACATGTGGCGCTACCGCGAGCTGCTGCCGGTGCGCAAATGCAAGGACATCGTCTCGCTCGGCGAAGTCACGACGCCGCTGATCCGGCTGCCGAAGCTCGGGAAAAAGCTCGGCGGCGGCGAGATCATCGTGAAGGACGAGGGGCGCCTGCCGACCGGCTCGTTCAAGGCGCGTGGCCTCGTGATGGCGGTGTCGATGGGCAAGGCGCTCGGCATCAAGCACATGGCGATGCCGACCAACGGCAATGCCGGTGCGGCGCTCGCGGCTTACGCGACGTCCTGCGGCATCAAGACCACGATCTTCTGCCCGGCCGATACGCCCGAGGTGAACGTCAGCGAGATCGAGCTGCAGGGCGCGACCGTCTACCGCGTCAACGGCTATATCGACGATTGCGGCAAGATCGTCGGCGAGGGCAACGCGAAGGTCGGCTGGTTCGACACCTCCACCTTGAAGGAGCCGTACCGTATCGAAGGCAAGAAGACGATGGGCCTCGAGCTCGCCGAACAGCTCGGCTGGGACGTGCCCGACGTGATCTTCTATCCGACTGGCGGCGGCACTGGCCTGATCGGCATGTGGAAGGCCTTTGACGAGCTCGAGAAGATCGGCTTCATCGGTTCGAAGCGCCCGCGCATGGTCGCGGTGCAAGCCTCCGGGTGCGCGCCGATGGTGCGCGCCTTCGATGCCGGCACCGAGCATGCGACGCGCTGGGAGGACGCCCACACAATCGCGTCCGGCATCCGCGTGCCGCAGGCGATCGGCGATTTCCTGATCCTGCGCGCGGTGCGCGAGAGCAAAGGCTTTGCCATCGCGGTCGACGACGACAAGATCTCGGCGGCGCTGAACGAGGTCGCGCGCGAGGAGGGGCTTTTGTTGTGCCCCGAGGGCGCCGCGACCTACGCCGCTTACAAGGAAAGCCTTGCCGACGGCCGCGTCAGCAAGACCGACCGCGTGATGTTGTTCAACTGCGCGACCGGCCTGAAATACCCGCTGCCGCCGGTCACCCGCACGCTCGATCGTCATAAGCCGATCGATTTCTCGCAGTTCTAG
- a CDS encoding response regulator — MSVPSIISVIDDDPSVRLATNNLLTSRGYTVYTFGSAHEFLQSAELDTTSCVIADVQMLAMSGVELLTHMRSLGRITPFIFMTAFPDEAVRDRALKAGATCFLAKPFSTPKLLQCLEAALTGADEAKL; from the coding sequence TTGTCAGTGCCCTCGATCATTTCCGTCATTGATGATGATCCCTCCGTTCGCCTTGCGACGAACAACCTCCTGACGTCGCGCGGATACACGGTCTACACCTTTGGTTCCGCTCACGAATTTCTTCAATCCGCCGAACTGGACACGACCTCCTGCGTAATCGCCGACGTGCAGATGTTGGCCATGAGCGGTGTCGAGCTGTTGACGCATATGCGCAGCCTCGGGCGCATCACGCCCTTCATCTTCATGACGGCTTTTCCCGACGAGGCCGTGCGCGACCGCGCGCTGAAGGCCGGCGCGACCTGCTTTCTCGCGAAGCCGTTTTCCACGCCGAAGCTGCTTCAATGTCTGGAGGCGGCCCTCACGGGGGCGGATGAAGCCAAGTTGTAA
- a CDS encoding tripartite tricarboxylate transporter substrate binding protein BugD — MTKAVWAGLIGILALTGAARADDYPSHPITIIVPFAAGGPSDAMARVLAERMRTTLGQPLVIENVTGAGGSIGVGRAVHSPADGYTISFGHLGTHVANGAVYKLNYDLVADLEPVVLLPSNPMIVVSKNAVPATSLKELLDWLKSRPSAATAGTAGAGSGSHIAGVYFESVSGIKLQYVPYRGTAPALNDLIAGQIDVIVDQTSNSINQVRAGTIRAYAVTDDKRLSSAPDIPTAEEAGLKGFHMTLWSGMWVPKGTPKEIVTKLNAAAVEALNDPAVKKQLESQGLEMTPQDQLTPEALGTRQKAEIAKWWPIIKAANIKVD; from the coding sequence ATGACGAAGGCCGTCTGGGCCGGGCTGATCGGCATTCTCGCTCTCACCGGCGCTGCGCGCGCCGACGACTATCCCTCGCATCCTATCACCATCATCGTTCCCTTCGCGGCCGGCGGCCCGTCGGATGCGATGGCGCGCGTGCTCGCCGAACGGATGCGGACGACGCTCGGCCAGCCCCTGGTGATCGAGAACGTCACCGGCGCCGGCGGTTCGATCGGCGTCGGTCGCGCCGTGCATTCGCCGGCAGACGGCTACACCATCTCGTTTGGCCATCTCGGCACCCATGTGGCCAACGGCGCGGTCTACAAGCTCAACTACGATCTCGTTGCCGATCTCGAACCGGTGGTGCTGTTGCCGAGCAACCCGATGATCGTCGTCAGCAAGAACGCGGTCCCGGCGACGTCGCTGAAAGAGCTTTTGGACTGGCTCAAGTCGCGGCCGTCGGCGGCAACCGCCGGCACGGCCGGTGCGGGCTCCGGCAGCCACATCGCCGGGGTCTATTTCGAGAGTGTCAGCGGCATCAAGCTGCAATACGTGCCGTATCGCGGCACTGCGCCCGCGCTGAACGATCTCATCGCGGGCCAGATCGACGTCATCGTCGACCAGACCTCCAACTCCATCAACCAGGTCCGCGCCGGCACCATCCGTGCCTACGCCGTCACCGACGACAAGCGCCTGTCCTCGGCGCCGGACATCCCGACCGCGGAGGAGGCGGGCCTGAAAGGCTTCCACATGACGCTGTGGTCGGGGATGTGGGTGCCGAAGGGCACGCCGAAGGAGATCGTGACCAAGCTCAACGCCGCCGCCGTGGAGGCCCTGAACGATCCCGCCGTGAAGAAGCAGCTCGAAAGCCAGGGCCTGGAGATGACGCCGCAGGATCAGCTCACCCCTGAAGCCCTCGGCACCCGCCAGAAGGCGGAGATCGCAAAATGGTGGCCAATCATCAAGGCGGCGAATATCAAGGTGGATTAG
- a CDS encoding response regulator transcription factor encodes MTDNAKQAQASAGDPIVRIVDDDPSMRRALTNLFQSVGLKVEAFSSAAEIMEAQPPAVPSCLVLDIRLPGSSGLDLQADLAKANIHTPIIFITGHGDIPMTVRAMKSGAVDFLTKPVRDQDMLDAVQAAIERDRRRRDAEKSISGVRSRFEGLTARERDVLALVASGLMNKQVAAELGLAEITVKIYRGQIMRKMGAKSLADLVRMTDALGIPRNRGHLQT; translated from the coding sequence GTGACCGACAATGCCAAGCAGGCCCAGGCGAGCGCAGGTGACCCGATCGTCCGGATCGTCGATGATGATCCGTCGATGCGCCGCGCGCTGACCAATCTCTTTCAATCGGTCGGCCTTAAGGTCGAGGCCTTCAGTTCGGCGGCGGAGATCATGGAAGCCCAACCGCCTGCGGTCCCCAGTTGCCTCGTGCTCGACATCCGTCTGCCAGGATCGAGCGGCCTCGACCTCCAGGCGGACCTCGCCAAGGCCAATATTCACACGCCCATTATCTTCATCACCGGTCATGGCGATATTCCCATGACCGTGAGAGCCATGAAGAGCGGTGCCGTCGATTTTCTGACCAAGCCGGTGCGCGACCAGGACATGCTGGATGCGGTGCAGGCAGCGATCGAACGGGATCGCAGGCGGCGCGATGCCGAGAAGTCGATCTCGGGCGTGCGATCCCGTTTCGAGGGGCTGACAGCGCGCGAGCGCGACGTGCTCGCCCTGGTTGCATCCGGCCTGATGAACAAACAGGTCGCCGCCGAACTTGGATTGGCCGAGATCACCGTGAAGATCTATCGCGGGCAGATCATGCGGAAAATGGGGGCGAAGTCATTGGCCGATCTCGTCAGAATGACCGACGCGCTCGGAATCCCGCGCAACAGGGGTCACCTGCAAACCTAA
- a CDS encoding PAS domain S-box protein — translation MMPGQIAKFGNSAAQLLLGGLAALRSFGNGEKDASAVADDSQQDTADLRDAVKQWREVFEHNPVMYFMVDPAGTVLNVNTFGAAQLGYTPAELIGQSVLNVFFEEDHDAVRRCVALCLETLDQSHTWEIRKFRKDGSVLWVRENAKAMLRGDGTPIVLVACENITQRKEAEDALRQSEAYLAEAQELSRTGSFGLDVATGAIVWSRQTFRIFQCDPAVKPTLDFVFQRIHPEDRDAVSRTLDRAARRAEDFDHEYRLLMPDGSIKYLHSVARALRHGSGCIELVGGVTDVTVAKEAEQRLRRSEAYLAEAQRLSHTSSWAWDVRRQEFAYRSAELYRLFGFEPNQIDVPARAFQERILPEDFQRIIEVERQALRRRKPFEIDFRIARPDGSIRRVHTEGHPVVGSDGEVTEIIGTHVDVTEQVAAKEALQRAFDELKASEQRFRDYAETASDWFWETGPDHRITKISEHSDPASAAPTALIGLTRWDIPPDAELEPGKWEQHRATLDAHLPFRDLVYRGRDRNGSPIYVRTSGKPLHDADGHFLGYRGVSSDVTAAIRAEQAEDALRKAQAELAHVTRVTTLGELTASIAHEITQPLAAVISNADACIAWLDREPADLKAARRSAEWIVEDANRASEVIRRIRALAKKTEIEVVSLDINQVVREAVALVRRELATHGVSVRMELASDLPRICGDRIQLQQVLINLVMNGIEAMQANVDHPRELAIRSSLTDDDDDDRLLLTVTDRGVGLGKDVKERIFTPFFTTKSGGLGMGLSICRSIIEAHAGRLSAFQNEGSGATFQIALPLPHKDTS, via the coding sequence ATGATGCCTGGCCAGATCGCGAAATTTGGGAATTCGGCAGCACAACTCCTGCTCGGCGGCCTTGCCGCGCTTCGATCGTTCGGCAACGGCGAGAAGGACGCGTCCGCGGTCGCAGATGACTCGCAGCAAGACACCGCCGATCTACGCGACGCCGTGAAGCAGTGGCGTGAGGTATTCGAGCACAATCCGGTCATGTATTTCATGGTCGATCCGGCCGGAACAGTGCTCAACGTCAATACGTTCGGCGCCGCACAACTGGGCTACACGCCGGCCGAGCTGATTGGCCAGTCCGTGCTCAACGTCTTCTTCGAGGAGGACCACGACGCCGTCCGTCGATGCGTAGCGTTGTGCCTGGAAACCCTGGACCAGTCGCATACCTGGGAGATTCGCAAGTTCCGGAAGGACGGCTCAGTCCTTTGGGTCCGTGAGAACGCCAAGGCGATGCTGCGCGGCGATGGAACGCCGATCGTGCTGGTCGCCTGCGAAAATATCACCCAGCGCAAGGAAGCGGAGGATGCGCTGCGGCAGAGCGAAGCCTACCTCGCAGAGGCGCAGGAACTGAGCCGCACCGGCAGCTTCGGCCTGGACGTCGCGACAGGCGCGATCGTCTGGTCAAGGCAAACCTTTCGCATCTTCCAGTGCGACCCGGCGGTGAAGCCGACCTTGGATTTCGTCTTCCAGCGCATCCATCCGGAAGATCGCGATGCGGTCAGCAGGACGCTCGATCGGGCCGCCCGACGAGCAGAGGATTTCGACCATGAGTATCGCCTGCTGATGCCGGATGGATCAATCAAATATCTCCATTCCGTGGCGCGCGCGCTGAGACACGGATCCGGGTGCATCGAGCTTGTCGGGGGCGTCACTGATGTCACGGTTGCAAAGGAGGCCGAACAGCGGCTGCGTCGCAGCGAGGCCTATCTGGCCGAGGCCCAGCGGCTCAGCCATACAAGCAGCTGGGCCTGGGATGTGCGCCGTCAGGAGTTTGCATACCGTTCGGCTGAACTCTACCGCCTGTTCGGATTTGAGCCGAACCAGATCGATGTACCGGCACGGGCTTTCCAGGAACGCATCCTCCCCGAGGATTTCCAGCGGATCATCGAGGTGGAACGTCAGGCCCTCCGGCGAAGGAAGCCCTTCGAAATTGACTTTCGCATTGCGCGCCCGGACGGCTCGATACGACGAGTTCATACCGAGGGACATCCCGTCGTCGGCAGCGACGGCGAAGTGACGGAAATTATCGGTACCCACGTGGACGTCACCGAGCAGGTCGCCGCAAAAGAAGCACTTCAAAGGGCATTTGACGAGCTCAAGGCATCCGAGCAGCGATTCCGCGACTATGCTGAAACCGCATCGGACTGGTTTTGGGAGACCGGGCCGGATCACCGTATCACGAAGATATCGGAACACTCCGATCCGGCCAGTGCTGCGCCGACGGCCTTGATCGGCCTGACGCGGTGGGACATTCCGCCCGATGCCGAGCTCGAGCCCGGAAAGTGGGAGCAGCATCGCGCGACGCTCGACGCCCACCTCCCGTTCCGCGATCTGGTTTACCGCGGCAGGGATCGCAACGGCTCTCCAATTTACGTGCGCACCAGCGGCAAGCCCTTGCATGACGCGGACGGTCATTTTCTCGGCTATCGAGGCGTCAGCAGCGATGTAACGGCGGCGATCCGCGCGGAGCAGGCTGAAGATGCGCTGCGCAAGGCACAAGCCGAGCTCGCCCATGTCACGCGCGTCACGACGCTTGGCGAACTTACCGCCTCGATTGCCCACGAAATCACCCAGCCTCTTGCCGCCGTGATCTCCAATGCGGACGCCTGCATCGCCTGGCTCGATCGCGAACCCGCCGACTTGAAGGCCGCGCGCCGTTCCGCAGAATGGATTGTCGAGGACGCCAATCGGGCCAGCGAGGTGATCCGCCGGATCAGGGCGCTCGCGAAGAAAACCGAGATCGAAGTGGTTTCACTCGACATCAACCAAGTCGTCCGGGAGGCGGTGGCGCTCGTTCGGCGCGAGCTCGCGACCCATGGGGTGTCGGTGCGAATGGAGTTGGCGTCCGACCTGCCGAGGATTTGCGGCGACCGGATCCAGCTCCAGCAGGTGCTGATCAACCTAGTGATGAACGGCATCGAAGCCATGCAAGCCAATGTCGACCACCCGCGCGAACTGGCGATCCGCTCGAGCCTGACGGACGACGACGATGACGACCGCCTGCTCCTCACCGTGACGGATCGCGGTGTCGGCCTCGGCAAAGACGTAAAGGAGCGCATCTTCACCCCCTTCTTCACGACGAAGTCGGGCGGTCTGGGGATGGGACTCTCGATCTGCCGATCGATCATCGAGGCTCACGCGGGCCGGCTTTCGGCCTTTCAAAATGAGGGGAGCGGTGCAACATTCCAGATCGCCCTGCCCTTGCCGCACAAGGACACGTCGTGA
- a CDS encoding adenylate/guanylate cyclase domain-containing protein, with amino-acid sequence MPIFNQSIRRKIVGIALGLIVLMLVTSILSMVMSSQVGVLLDELTNRYIPAYGDLARANIRSLERSVALRRMVMMKMQASSDEEAYAARLREFEEADRKIEEEAEGARKLINAIIDDPRTPSDNAALARIEIRIETAVTELRRDLNEDHAKLLKQVDAKQMAEARGTLEHIDAIRDQFNRKFDAIRADMLTQVFASTSQVMSHQRQAIIVSGIVTLLAAIVGFAFALLVSGGITRPVRLLLAGTREVEAGRFDKTIAVSTQDEIGELAAAFNRMIEQLRHNERIRETFGRYIDPKVVQGLIERPEVAIDGQRRVMTIMFCDMSGFTSMSEGMTPRGLVKVMNHYFTVMSAPIRSNRGVIDKYIGDAIMAYWGPPFIEEDEPALLAGCAAIDMTDQVPALQKQLPDLLGIRAMPVPCDLRIGIATGEVLTGSIGSELMMSFTVMGDAVNLASRLEAVNKVYGTRILISQATADAVGERLELREIDRLAVAGQSAPQAIFEVMARAGVLTAAQDGLRTHYAEGLAAYRARRFDEARAAFNAALEAVPGDGPSRALLARIAQFEVNPPDERWDGAWRLEQK; translated from the coding sequence ATGCCGATTTTCAACCAGTCGATCCGACGCAAGATCGTCGGCATCGCCCTCGGATTGATCGTCCTGATGCTGGTCACCTCGATCCTGTCGATGGTGATGTCGAGCCAGGTCGGCGTCCTCCTGGACGAGCTGACCAACCGCTACATCCCGGCCTATGGCGATCTGGCGCGCGCCAATATCCGCTCGCTGGAGCGGTCGGTGGCGCTGCGGCGCATGGTCATGATGAAGATGCAGGCGTCCTCGGACGAGGAGGCCTATGCGGCGCGCCTGCGCGAGTTCGAGGAAGCGGACCGCAAGATCGAGGAGGAGGCCGAGGGCGCACGCAAGCTCATCAACGCGATCATCGACGACCCGAGGACGCCGTCCGACAATGCCGCGCTGGCGCGGATCGAGATCCGCATCGAGACTGCCGTCACCGAGCTGCGCCGCGACCTGAACGAGGACCACGCAAAGCTGCTCAAGCAGGTCGACGCCAAGCAGATGGCAGAAGCCCGCGGCACGCTGGAACATATCGACGCCATCCGCGACCAGTTCAATCGGAAGTTCGATGCGATCCGCGCCGACATGCTGACACAGGTCTTCGCTTCGACATCGCAGGTGATGAGCCACCAGCGCCAGGCCATCATCGTGTCGGGCATCGTGACCCTGCTCGCCGCGATCGTCGGATTTGCCTTCGCTCTGCTGGTGTCCGGCGGCATCACGCGGCCGGTGCGGTTGTTGCTGGCCGGCACCCGCGAGGTCGAGGCCGGGCGGTTCGACAAGACCATCGCCGTCTCGACCCAGGACGAGATCGGCGAGCTCGCGGCCGCCTTCAACCGCATGATCGAGCAGTTGCGCCACAACGAGCGCATCCGCGAGACGTTTGGCCGCTACATCGATCCCAAGGTGGTGCAGGGCCTGATCGAACGGCCCGAGGTCGCCATCGACGGCCAGCGCCGGGTGATGACCATCATGTTCTGCGACATGAGCGGCTTCACCTCGATGAGTGAGGGCATGACCCCGCGCGGCCTCGTCAAGGTGATGAACCACTATTTTACGGTGATGTCGGCCCCGATCAGGAGCAATCGCGGCGTCATCGACAAATATATCGGCGATGCCATCATGGCCTATTGGGGCCCGCCCTTCATCGAGGAGGATGAGCCGGCACTCCTTGCCGGCTGTGCCGCCATCGACATGACCGACCAGGTGCCCGCGCTGCAGAAGCAATTGCCCGATCTGCTCGGCATCCGCGCCATGCCCGTGCCCTGCGACCTGCGCATCGGCATCGCCACCGGCGAGGTCCTCACCGGCAGCATCGGCTCCGAGCTGATGATGAGCTTCACCGTGATGGGCGATGCCGTGAACCTCGCTTCGCGGCTCGAGGCCGTCAACAAGGTCTACGGCACCCGCATCCTGATCTCGCAGGCGACGGCGGATGCGGTCGGTGAGCGCCTCGAATTGCGCGAGATCGATCGTCTCGCGGTCGCCGGCCAGAGCGCGCCGCAGGCGATCTTCGAGGTGATGGCGAGGGCCGGCGTGCTCACCGCCGCGCAGGACGGCTTGCGCACGCACTATGCCGAAGGTCTTGCCGCCTATCGCGCCCGCCGCTTCGACGAGGCCCGCGCCGCCTTCAACGCGGCGCTCGAAGCCGTCCCCGGCGACGGTCCCTCGCGCGCGCTGCTCGCCCGCATCGCGCAGTTCGAGGTCAATCCGCCGGACGAGAGGTGGGACGGTGCCTGGCGGCTGGAGCAGAAGTAA